The genomic region TCGCCCCGTCGGGGTCGGTGTGGCCGAAGAAGTCGCGCGCCGCCATGTCCTCGCTGAAGTCCTGGGCCAGCGCGGTCAGCGAGGCGCTCGTGGTCACCGGGCTGCAGCCGACCTTCGCGCGCTCCTGGTTGACCAGGGCGAGCACGGTGGCCTGAGCCGAGGTGGGGGAGGGGCTCGCGGGGGCGGTGGCCTCGCGGCTCGGCGTCGCGGACGAGGTCTTCGGAGCGGCCGGCTTCTTGGCCGCGGGGCTGGACGATGTGGTCTTCCTCGGCTCCGGGGCGGGAGCCTTCGTCCGCTCCGGAGCCTTCGTCGCCGGCTTCGTCGCGGCGGCGGACGGCTTCTCGCCCTGCTTCTCGCTCGGGGTGGCCGAAGGGGACTTCGAGGGGGCGGCGGAGCGGCCGGAACCCCGGTCGGCCTCGGCGGACGCGGAGGCGGAGGTGCGGCCGGTCGGCTCGGCGGACGACTCGCCCTGGGTCAGCAGGTCGGGAGCACCGCCGGCGTGGACCTGGTCGGCCGCCCCGCCTCCGCTCACGCTGTAGCTGTCCCCGCCGGGAAGCAGACCCGAGGCCACGGCGACCGCTCCGACGGCCACGGCCGCGGACACGCCGAGGAGCCCGGCGCGTACGGGTAGGCCCGCCCGCTTCTTCCGGCGTGCGCTCCGGGGCCCTTCCTCCGCGTTCGCCGCGTGCTGCTCAGCGGCGGGGGCCGCGCCTGCGCGTCGATGCCGTCCCATGCGCTGTGCCTTCCTCGTGCTCCGGGCGTCTTCCGACGTCACCGCGTCAAAGATCAAACTCACCCGTTCGGGTGAGGCTATTGCGAGGGGACCTTACGCCATGGCGGATTGGGGCGGCGTGCTCCTTGATGAATTGGGCGGTTAGCGTTCGGGCATGAACGAAGATGCACGACTCGTCGTATGGGTACGCGGCCGAGTACAGCAAGTAGGGTTCCGCTGGTTCACCAGGGCAAATGCTTTGGAGATCGGAAAGCTCACCGGCTTCGCACTCAATCTCGACGACGGCCGGGTGCAGGTGGTGGCGGAAGGGCCGCGTGAGAATTGCCACCGTCTGCTCGACTGGCTCGGTTCCGAGGACACGCCCGGGCGCGTGGACGGTGTCACTGAGATCTGGGACACGCCGC from Streptomyces sp. QL37 harbors:
- a CDS encoding CAP domain-containing protein; its protein translation is MGRHRRAGAAPAAEQHAANAEEGPRSARRKKRAGLPVRAGLLGVSAAVAVGAVAVASGLLPGGDSYSVSGGGAADQVHAGGAPDLLTQGESSAEPTGRTSASASAEADRGSGRSAAPSKSPSATPSEKQGEKPSAAATKPATKAPERTKAPAPEPRKTTSSSPAAKKPAAPKTSSATPSREATAPASPSPTSAQATVLALVNQERAKVGCSPVTTSASLTALAQDFSEDMAARDFFGHTDPDGATPWDRAAAAGVQGLGGENIARGQADAQAVMDAWMNSDGHRANILNCDYKTLGVGVHLGSGGPWWTQDFGF
- a CDS encoding acylphosphatase, producing the protein MNEDARLVVWVRGRVQQVGFRWFTRANALEIGKLTGFALNLDDGRVQVVAEGPRENCHRLLDWLGSEDTPGRVDGVTEIWDTPRGGYEGFAIR